In Thermoplasmata archaeon, the following are encoded in one genomic region:
- a CDS encoding tetratricopeptide repeat protein — MASPTFVQLAGGLVEAMGQRLDAAKPLAEGLVLQTEDGFLYAFLEDPDQVSLESVRRIAGEGVGPARLVVLTPGRLPLAITAEVLQRSGTVIEGARFAELARQLGLESLMGEEPRRPPEPRNRLLPSAQLLDAVMGRARTWLDWGVPALALRFYRQAAAMKPGFLPARIGIGRSLLGLGLLDDADRLFAEVRATRPDDLDARLGQAAVLGARAKPREEIAIYRALLAEDEARVEVRAHLVAALVDLGDWAAARVEIEAMLERTPEEPQLRFLHAIALERTGPADASERERAEARRLGLTVERERALCQHLGIPLPPLPGEAAGPPARGPARRRGAKRTAPDRPRRTRRAGPRRPVVRRGGDSPRRARHRKGK; from the coding sequence ATGGCCTCGCCGACGTTCGTCCAGCTGGCCGGCGGCCTCGTGGAGGCGATGGGTCAGCGCCTCGACGCCGCGAAGCCGCTAGCGGAGGGCCTCGTGCTCCAGACGGAGGACGGGTTCCTCTACGCGTTCCTCGAGGACCCCGACCAGGTCTCCCTCGAGTCGGTGCGGCGGATCGCCGGGGAGGGCGTCGGCCCCGCCCGGCTGGTCGTGCTGACCCCTGGTCGCCTCCCGCTCGCGATCACGGCGGAGGTGCTCCAGCGGTCCGGGACGGTGATCGAGGGCGCTCGCTTCGCCGAGCTCGCGCGCCAGCTCGGTCTCGAGTCGCTGATGGGCGAAGAACCGCGCCGTCCGCCCGAACCGCGGAACCGGCTGTTGCCGAGCGCGCAGCTGCTGGACGCCGTCATGGGCCGCGCGAGGACCTGGCTCGATTGGGGGGTCCCCGCGCTCGCGTTGCGCTTCTACCGCCAGGCCGCCGCGATGAAGCCGGGATTCCTGCCGGCCCGCATCGGGATCGGCCGCTCGCTGCTGGGACTCGGTCTGCTCGACGATGCCGACCGGCTGTTCGCCGAGGTCCGCGCGACGCGCCCCGACGATCTCGACGCTCGCCTCGGACAGGCGGCCGTCCTCGGCGCGCGGGCCAAGCCGCGCGAGGAGATCGCGATCTACCGCGCGCTCCTGGCCGAGGACGAGGCGCGGGTCGAGGTCCGGGCGCACCTGGTCGCTGCGCTGGTCGATCTCGGAGACTGGGCGGCCGCCCGCGTCGAGATCGAGGCGATGCTCGAACGGACGCCCGAGGAGCCGCAGCTGCGGTTCCTGCACGCCATCGCGCTCGAGCGCACCGGGCCGGCGGACGCATCGGAGCGCGAGCGCGCCGAGGCGCGTCGCCTCGGGCTGACCGTCGAGCGCGAGCGCGCGCTGTGCCAGCATCTGGGGATCCCGCTCCCCCCACTCCCGGGTGAGGCCGCGGGACCCCCCGCCCGGGGCCCGGCGAGGCGACGCGGCGCGAAACGCACCGCTCCGGACCGTCCCCGGCGCACTCGCCGTGCCGGGCCGCGGCGACCGGTGGTCCGGCGCGGCGGGGACTCGCCCCGGCGCGCGCGACACCGCAAAGGTAAGTAA
- a CDS encoding CopG family ribbon-helix-helix protein yields MVRLGVSLERELLALLDSWVKERNCRSRSDAIRALIRKELAERSLGDPGSDSVAGVLLVYRHDTPNVLQRLTAAEHRWGTHVRSSSHVHLEGGSCMQLIGLVGRSDEVVAAAEDLRGVKGIAYGRYTLGTPAVAGGTTGHEHPHRHEALATDARSRAARGR; encoded by the coding sequence GTGGTGCGCCTGGGCGTTTCCCTCGAACGGGAGCTCCTCGCCCTTCTGGACAGCTGGGTGAAGGAGCGGAACTGCCGTAGCCGGTCGGATGCGATCCGCGCTCTCATTCGCAAGGAGCTCGCGGAACGCTCGCTGGGCGACCCAGGTTCCGATTCGGTGGCCGGCGTCCTGCTCGTGTACCGACATGACACCCCCAATGTCCTCCAGCGGCTCACCGCCGCCGAGCATCGCTGGGGGACGCACGTCCGGTCCTCCTCCCACGTCCATCTCGAGGGCGGCTCGTGCATGCAGCTGATCGGTCTCGTGGGAAGGAGCGACGAGGTGGTCGCCGCCGCTGAGGACCTGCGGGGTGTCAAGGGCATCGCCTACGGCCGATACACGCTCGGCACCCCGGCCGTCGCCGGGGGAACGACGGGGCACGAGCACCCCCATCGCCACGAAGCCCTGGCGACCGATGCGAGATCCCGGGCCGCTCGCGGTCGGTGA
- the pyk gene encoding pyruvate kinase — translation MRKTKILATVGPASDRPARLRELLRAGTDGFRLNFSHGTDAEHRATLRRMREAARQAGRDVAIVADVQGPKIRIGALAAPAISLEPGQSLRLDADSRPGDGRRVGVQLPSFVRAARPGDPVLLGDGVVELRVERVRRGAIETRVISGGTVSGHAGIYLPRAHLRVEVFGPKDRHDAQIGLRGGTDFVALSFVRDASDVVRARRWLDHQAGGREVGLIAKIERRDALDEIDGILSAADGIMVARGDLGIEVPLERLALEQKRLVRKANVAGKFVIVATQMLLSMIHSPRPTRAEATDVANAVLDGADAVMLSEESAVGEFPVEAVRWLARIAEATEPAYDARGLRELLRATPPGAPSERSVAAAAVTLAEGVRARAIATPTHSGRTARTVAALRPTAPVVALSHSAPARRRLALVRGVRTLPVPAHRNLIELRDHVAALVDSTSFAGPGPIVLTAGYPVEGRPTNLVTLVD, via the coding sequence GTGCGCAAGACCAAGATCCTCGCTACCGTGGGGCCCGCATCCGATCGGCCGGCTCGGCTGCGGGAACTCCTGCGGGCGGGGACCGACGGCTTTCGGCTCAATTTCTCGCACGGGACCGACGCCGAGCATCGCGCCACGCTGCGGCGGATGCGCGAGGCGGCCCGCCAGGCGGGGCGCGACGTGGCCATCGTCGCGGACGTCCAAGGGCCGAAGATCCGCATCGGGGCGCTCGCCGCTCCGGCGATATCGCTCGAGCCCGGGCAGTCGTTGCGGTTGGACGCCGATTCCCGCCCGGGGGACGGTCGCCGGGTCGGGGTCCAGCTGCCGTCGTTCGTCCGGGCGGCCCGGCCCGGCGATCCCGTGCTCCTCGGCGATGGAGTCGTCGAGCTGCGCGTCGAGCGCGTCCGGCGCGGGGCGATCGAGACCCGGGTCATCAGCGGCGGAACGGTGAGCGGTCACGCCGGCATCTATCTTCCCCGCGCCCATCTTCGCGTCGAAGTCTTCGGGCCGAAGGATCGGCACGACGCACAGATCGGATTGCGCGGCGGCACCGACTTCGTCGCCCTCTCGTTCGTCCGGGACGCCTCCGACGTGGTCCGCGCGCGCCGATGGCTCGACCACCAGGCCGGGGGCCGGGAGGTCGGTCTGATCGCCAAGATCGAGCGGCGCGACGCGCTCGACGAGATCGACGGGATCCTGTCCGCCGCCGACGGGATCATGGTGGCGCGCGGCGACCTTGGCATCGAGGTGCCGCTCGAGCGGCTCGCCCTCGAGCAGAAGCGGCTCGTCCGCAAGGCGAACGTCGCCGGCAAGTTCGTGATCGTGGCGACGCAGATGCTGCTCAGCATGATCCACTCTCCGCGGCCGACGCGCGCAGAGGCGACGGACGTCGCGAACGCCGTCCTCGACGGTGCCGACGCGGTGATGCTGAGCGAGGAGAGCGCGGTCGGGGAATTTCCGGTCGAAGCGGTCCGCTGGCTCGCCCGGATCGCCGAGGCGACCGAGCCGGCCTACGACGCGCGAGGGCTGCGCGAGCTGTTGCGGGCGACGCCCCCGGGCGCGCCGAGCGAGCGCTCGGTGGCGGCGGCGGCGGTCACGCTGGCCGAGGGAGTGCGGGCGCGGGCGATCGCGACGCCGACGCACTCCGGCCGGACCGCGCGGACCGTGGCGGCCCTGCGACCCACCGCGCCGGTGGTCGCGCTCTCGCACTCCGCGCCGGCCCGACGCCGTCTCGCGCTCGTGCGCGGCGTGCGGACCCTCCCGGTGCCCGCGCACCGCAATCTGATCGAGCTCCGGGACCACGTCGCGGCGCTGGTGGACTCGACTTCGTTCGCCGGTCCGGGCCCGATCGTGCTGACCGCGGGCTATCCCGTCGAGGGGCGACCGACCAACCTCGTCACGCTCGTGGACTGA
- a CDS encoding serine hydrolase domain-containing protein, with translation MAMREPAPLDLFASRLMRRFRIPGLSLGISRNGRPILSRGYGWRDRELRRPASSKTVYGIASITKSFTALAILRLEEEGLLRVTDPVVRHLPEFRSPNPRWTAKISLHHLLTHSSGMPPLAGTYLSQLRSRARDPSFDARSVRRVGIDLEAGPLDSFEQLLEYLTTVRYQPIAPPGHQFSYSNEGFMLLGAVIERSAGRTYENYLDEQILRPCGMRHTTCDAGIMLRYPEVTTLYSPQRIRSRVRMVPSQNCGMAGILRPAGGLLTNIEDLLRYLEIFRTGGRAGRERILTPKSVSKMLRPAIPIDTDRFYGYGIVVRPAYHGHLVAYHGGGTKGVSSEFAVVPRKGICGAVLANVERVPSFNVLFAGINRQLGLPMSTPFFETPSVVSRAGPLAEFEGWYWGGDGFKCNVRAGRRELTLRFWELDGNTHVVRAAPCGTDRFLIRLFGLPWTIRFVRDASKRVSAVFVSYWWYRRRTEQEVRHGRRNRFAW, from the coding sequence ATGGCGATGCGGGAACCGGCCCCGCTGGACCTGTTCGCGTCGCGACTGATGCGTCGCTTCCGGATTCCGGGACTATCGCTCGGAATCTCGAGGAACGGCCGACCGATTTTGTCCCGGGGCTACGGCTGGCGCGACCGCGAACTTCGACGGCCCGCCTCCTCGAAGACGGTGTACGGGATCGCCTCGATCACGAAGTCGTTCACCGCGCTCGCCATACTGCGGCTCGAAGAGGAAGGACTCCTGCGGGTGACGGACCCCGTCGTGCGCCATCTTCCGGAGTTTCGGAGTCCGAATCCCCGCTGGACGGCGAAGATCTCGCTCCACCACCTCCTCACCCACTCCTCCGGAATGCCGCCGTTGGCAGGGACGTACCTCTCCCAGCTTCGTTCGCGCGCCCGCGACCCGTCCTTCGACGCGCGCTCCGTCCGGCGGGTGGGCATCGACCTTGAGGCGGGGCCGCTCGACAGCTTCGAACAACTGCTGGAGTACCTCACTACGGTGCGGTACCAACCCATCGCTCCGCCGGGCCATCAGTTCAGCTACTCGAACGAGGGGTTCATGCTGCTCGGGGCGGTGATCGAGCGCAGCGCCGGCCGCACCTACGAGAACTATCTCGACGAGCAAATCCTACGACCGTGTGGAATGCGGCACACGACCTGCGATGCCGGGATCATGCTTCGCTACCCGGAAGTCACCACCCTGTACTCACCACAACGAATCCGATCCCGCGTGCGGATGGTCCCCTCCCAGAACTGCGGCATGGCCGGGATCCTCCGACCGGCGGGTGGACTGCTGACCAATATCGAGGACCTTCTGCGCTACCTCGAGATATTCCGCACCGGAGGGAGAGCCGGCCGGGAGCGGATCCTGACCCCGAAGAGCGTGAGCAAGATGCTCCGTCCCGCCATCCCCATCGACACGGACCGTTTCTACGGCTACGGCATCGTGGTTCGACCCGCCTACCATGGTCACTTGGTCGCGTACCATGGCGGCGGGACGAAGGGCGTCTCCTCAGAGTTCGCGGTCGTTCCACGCAAGGGCATCTGCGGGGCGGTTCTGGCCAACGTGGAGCGCGTCCCGTCGTTCAACGTCCTGTTCGCGGGGATCAATCGACAGCTCGGGTTACCGATGTCGACCCCGTTCTTCGAGACGCCGTCCGTGGTCTCCCGCGCCGGTCCGCTCGCGGAGTTCGAGGGGTGGTACTGGGGCGGGGACGGCTTCAAATGCAACGTGAGGGCGGGTCGGCGCGAACTGACCCTACGTTTCTGGGAGCTCGATGGTAACACGCACGTCGTCCGCGCGGCGCCGTGCGGAACCGATCGATTCTTGATTCGGCTCTTTGGCCTTCCGTGGACCATCAGATTCGTGCGGGATGCTTCGAAGCGGGTGTCCGCGGTGTTCGTGTCGTACTGGTGGTACCGTCGCCGCACCGAGCAAGAGGTTCGACACGGCCGACGAAACCGGTTCGCCTGGTGA
- a CDS encoding MBL fold metallo-hydrolase: protein MSRPRLRELGRDRQLIDTDFRDTEGLVAAYLVPEEEGWMLIETGPTSCREALLAGIDRAGVERAAIRHVLVTHIHLDHAGGVGALADALPRATFYAHELGVPHLIDPTRLIASARRAWGAAADPLWGPIVPVAAPRIQALRGGERFPVRGGEVRVLATPGHARHHLAFFDSAIRGVFTGDGAGVRLEHSPRVRPAVPPPDLDLEQLFASVEAMRGLDPVLVLYSHFGPSPDGAADLARYRGIVEAWRDVALAAARERADPDYVAERLREFDRRGVEPAGAARAGTDDRAVLVSGYDLAARGFLRYFETRGVVTVPGEREGSGPVSPRA from the coding sequence GTGTCCCGTCCGCGCCTCCGGGAGCTCGGGCGCGATCGCCAGCTCATCGACACTGACTTCCGCGACACCGAGGGGCTCGTCGCCGCCTATCTCGTGCCGGAGGAGGAGGGTTGGATGCTCATCGAGACCGGCCCCACGAGCTGCCGGGAGGCGCTGCTCGCCGGCATCGATCGGGCCGGGGTCGAGCGCGCGGCGATCCGGCACGTCCTGGTCACCCACATCCACCTCGACCATGCCGGCGGCGTCGGGGCGCTGGCCGACGCGCTCCCGCGCGCGACGTTCTATGCGCACGAGCTCGGCGTCCCGCACCTGATCGATCCGACGCGCCTGATCGCGAGCGCCCGGCGGGCCTGGGGCGCGGCGGCGGACCCCCTGTGGGGACCGATCGTCCCGGTCGCGGCCCCGAGGATCCAGGCCCTGCGCGGCGGGGAGCGCTTTCCCGTCCGGGGCGGGGAGGTCCGCGTGCTCGCGACGCCCGGGCACGCCCGGCATCACCTCGCCTTCTTCGATAGCGCGATCCGCGGGGTGTTCACGGGTGACGGGGCGGGCGTGCGCCTGGAGCACAGCCCGCGCGTGCGCCCGGCGGTGCCCCCTCCGGATCTCGATCTCGAGCAGCTCTTCGCGAGCGTCGAGGCGATGCGGGGCCTCGACCCGGTGCTGGTGCTCTACAGTCACTTCGGACCGAGTCCCGACGGTGCCGCGGACCTCGCGCGCTATCGCGGCATCGTGGAGGCCTGGCGGGACGTGGCGCTCGCCGCGGCGCGGGAGCGGGCCGACCCGGACTACGTCGCCGAGCGGCTGCGCGAGTTCGACCGACGGGGCGTCGAGCCGGCGGGCGCGGCGCGCGCGGGGACCGACGACCGCGCGGTCCTGGTCTCGGGATATGACCTGGCCGCGCGCGGATTTCTGCGCTACTTCGAGACCCGCGGGGTGGTGACGGTCCCGGGCGAGCGCGAGGGATCCGGTCCGGTCAGTCCACGAGCGTGA
- a CDS encoding site-2 protease family protein encodes MSSGIPYTYSWTATEPARGRITTSRQEVLQISVAFAVLTLDFVLILFVGGVFTGSSVSSIVAVPLDLVGFAALVALTAFVCHELAHKISAQRHGYWAEFRWSPIGLAFSVVTAYLGLLFAAPGATVIGGMGNVRDWGRTSLAGPLTNLSFAAAFYAGATAAWFFASPLYFWLLLLAWFNSFFGVFNLLPFGPLDGAKVLRWSSAIWVVAFVVGVAAAVVSYLAVVVVGRPVL; translated from the coding sequence ATGAGCTCGGGGATCCCCTACACGTACAGTTGGACGGCGACCGAGCCGGCCCGGGGGCGGATCACGACCTCCCGCCAGGAGGTGCTTCAGATCAGCGTCGCGTTCGCGGTCCTCACGCTCGACTTCGTGCTGATCCTGTTCGTGGGCGGGGTGTTCACCGGGAGCAGCGTCAGTTCGATCGTCGCCGTGCCGCTCGACCTCGTCGGGTTCGCCGCCCTCGTCGCGCTCACCGCGTTCGTCTGCCACGAGCTCGCCCACAAGATCTCGGCGCAACGCCACGGCTACTGGGCCGAGTTCCGCTGGTCGCCGATCGGACTGGCGTTCTCGGTGGTCACCGCCTACCTAGGACTCCTGTTCGCCGCGCCGGGAGCGACCGTGATCGGCGGCATGGGCAACGTCCGCGACTGGGGCCGGACGAGCCTCGCCGGGCCGCTCACGAACCTGTCGTTCGCGGCCGCGTTCTACGCGGGAGCGACCGCGGCGTGGTTCTTCGCGAGCCCGCTCTACTTCTGGCTGCTGCTGCTGGCCTGGTTCAACTCGTTCTTCGGCGTGTTCAACCTCCTGCCCTTCGGCCCCCTCGACGGCGCGAAGGTCCTGCGCTGGAGCAGCGCGATCTGGGTCGTCGCCTTCGTCGTCGGCGTTGCGGCGGCCGTCGTCTCGTATCTCGCCGTAGTCGTGGTCGGACGGCCGGTCCTGTAG
- a CDS encoding helix-turn-helix domain-containing protein: MIVGPQAHNKGQPAPYLLFTRPEGSIGCPIRASLGVLGHKWSFIILRDVAFLPAPTFNLIQHRNPGLTPRVLSERLKELRATQLIEKVAHPRDERVYFYRLTDKGRDAIPVLASMMQFGMKHLAEKVFEDGKPRTMKDCFPGLAERFLGELFDYAISDFKSGVGPPEGILLSPSTAPKFGVAVRSGPLASGGPRRKRKRFVVRPSRPP, from the coding sequence GTGATCGTCGGCCCCCAAGCGCACAACAAGGGACAGCCAGCCCCCTACCTGCTGTTCACACGCCCCGAGGGTTCGATTGGCTGCCCTATCCGCGCGTCACTAGGCGTACTCGGCCACAAGTGGTCGTTCATTATCCTTCGAGACGTAGCGTTCCTTCCCGCTCCGACCTTCAACCTGATTCAGCACCGTAATCCGGGCCTGACGCCCAGGGTTCTTTCTGAACGCCTAAAGGAGCTGCGTGCGACGCAGCTCATCGAGAAGGTCGCCCATCCGAGGGACGAGCGTGTGTACTTTTACAGACTCACGGACAAGGGGCGGGACGCGATACCGGTTCTCGCTTCGATGATGCAGTTCGGAATGAAGCATCTCGCAGAGAAGGTATTCGAGGACGGCAAGCCGAGGACAATGAAGGATTGCTTCCCGGGCCTGGCGGAACGTTTTCTCGGAGAACTTTTCGACTACGCGATCTCAGACTTCAAGTCGGGCGTGGGACCCCCAGAGGGGATTCTTCTCTCGCCTTCAACCGCCCCGAAGTTCGGCGTGGCTGTCCGTAGCGGACCTCTGGCTTCCGGGGGACCGCGGCGAAAGAGGAAGCGCTTCGTGGTCCGACCTTCCCGTCCGCCTTAG
- a CDS encoding VOC family protein — protein MPVAWFEVTGKSGQRLRTFYGDLFGWKAADVAPGADYGVTEAASRGIGGGLGADPTGNGGHLTFFVEVPDFEAALREVERLGGKRVGNPTAFPDKRPSSKGRGKVAFAYFTDPEGHLVGLCQGIIRRKAI, from the coding sequence ATGCCCGTTGCGTGGTTCGAGGTAACGGGAAAGAGTGGGCAGCGTCTCAGAACCTTCTACGGCGACCTCTTCGGGTGGAAGGCGGCCGATGTCGCTCCAGGCGCGGACTACGGAGTCACCGAGGCGGCATCCCGCGGGATTGGCGGGGGACTGGGAGCAGATCCGACTGGGAACGGGGGCCATCTGACCTTCTTCGTTGAGGTCCCAGACTTCGAGGCGGCTCTTCGTGAGGTCGAGCGGCTCGGTGGGAAGCGGGTCGGAAACCCAACAGCCTTCCCCGACAAGCGTCCCTCGTCGAAGGGTCGAGGAAAAGTCGCGTTCGCCTACTTCACGGATCCTGAGGGCCACCTTGTGGGGCTCTGTCAAGGAATCATCCGGCGCAAAGCGATTTAG
- a CDS encoding cobalamin-binding protein produces the protein MRIVSVLPSATEIVFVLGHGAELVGRSAECDYPPEVASLPVVMRPRTLDLDRSSAEIDRRVQDVRGRDESLYDLDIDRLSELAPDLILTQDLCRVCSVTDAEVASACARADVAPRIVSLTPRTLAGVFASIEAVGRALEDPAPARALTRRLRERCARPPGPAVARVAVVEWLDPPIVAGLWTPDIVRAAGGESIGPRSGRPGERTGWARLSSDPPDLLVLSPCSFSVDRSRRELEAPALRRAVAGVRAPLGTFIADEAYFSRPGPRLADGVELVRHLLARAPWDPPMPVAPYAAGPEAAA, from the coding sequence ATGCGGATCGTCTCCGTTCTCCCCAGCGCGACCGAGATCGTCTTCGTCCTGGGGCACGGCGCGGAACTGGTCGGCCGCAGCGCGGAATGCGACTATCCCCCCGAGGTCGCTTCGCTCCCGGTCGTCATGCGGCCGCGGACTCTGGACCTCGACCGCTCCTCCGCGGAGATCGACCGACGCGTGCAGGACGTCCGCGGGCGGGACGAGAGCCTCTACGATCTCGACATCGACCGCCTAAGCGAACTCGCGCCGGACCTGATTCTGACGCAGGACCTGTGTCGGGTCTGCTCGGTGACCGATGCCGAGGTCGCGAGCGCGTGCGCGCGGGCGGACGTGGCGCCGAGGATCGTCTCGCTCACCCCGAGGACGCTCGCGGGCGTCTTTGCGTCGATCGAGGCGGTCGGTCGAGCGCTGGAGGATCCCGCACCGGCGCGAGCGCTGACCCGACGCCTGCGGGAGCGCTGCGCCCGGCCCCCGGGTCCCGCCGTCGCTCGGGTCGCGGTGGTGGAGTGGCTCGACCCCCCGATCGTGGCCGGGCTGTGGACACCGGACATCGTGCGGGCGGCGGGCGGGGAGTCGATCGGCCCGCGGTCCGGCCGGCCGGGCGAGCGCACGGGCTGGGCTCGGCTCTCCTCCGATCCCCCCGACCTCCTCGTGCTGTCTCCCTGCAGTTTCTCGGTCGATCGCTCGCGTCGCGAGCTCGAGGCCCCCGCGCTGCGTCGCGCCGTCGCCGGGGTGCGGGCCCCGCTCGGGACGTTCATCGCGGACGAGGCCTACTTCTCCCGACCGGGGCCGCGCCTGGCCGACGGGGTCGAGCTCGTGCGGCACCTGCTCGCGCGAGCCCCCTGGGACCCGCCGATGCCGGTGGCGCCGTACGCGGCCGGGCCGGAGGCGGCGGCATGA